The following are from one region of the Sandaracinus amylolyticus genome:
- a CDS encoding FAD-binding oxidoreductase encodes MRPWMFGVSLVVLLGAVNPARAQLCPAVTGLTLTCGNGTCDVGESATSCVTDCVDRNTRAVGYYSEYSHCPESLIYRPRTIAEMQMAVRELVAQNRRIKFMGSGHSTAGNFCSDGGVIITQALDGISEIEPWNGHETVVVEPGVSFTQLTDHLAARGKWLGYTVVGYGPINVVGGVATGIHGSSTGGTAAISSRVLEIDMVRPDGTIVRRNAQNTTADEWRVLRANLGALGGMARVRLAVDDITNLRGHSEEIAVTQSIVPEDIDALTAGCDYAFLMFYPGNDRWVRFCGEETSAPVTHPGAVNHLFSPDVTPFESDFFQTSAQLSACTPSLEPFFESQAIERMASSPICIPDGAGGCADRVNDAVGPGHRMLTIDRFPDTQPRYSQYDLEVSVRAEEAAAILNYINDRFDRDGRGMPLVGAVVRFDEARDDTLFGSNAVRPGIAAGDRIVHIELPFFRPYSFTDAQLAAYSRPYTDTMEWITARYPHAQLHFGKNTAALFANAAHRANTAARLARFQAVIDAWDPYGVFANDYLRNLGFTWPRDGQRFSSVYVTGDVATSAHSQTGALFAIRSESSGRCLSMIGEPGLFLDGSILGIFPGETRSCTGATEEANPRQRFFVRDVASGKFVQTLERNRRYSIHPEDNPYAMCLDSLWGLDYRFAACNGSTAQQFMLELDANGIGRVVAMNNTTGGCMNDLAGSDAVAVGFCSPWSNPANLRWRFSPLETRTMLRVAGVGGDPYWIDRLAIAGLDLSQVSAMSLPQLSALIDDDSVIVYRQRVVDNRSGAAAPGFRVCPRAPDGTILRGADGRELACAYTDTNGYFTMLGLPRNVDVAQTISRKGFLQATIVFSTTYEDYFEQEYSGTASVTAASLGLGVDSRFPFTCGYGRRPGYGDAALTVVDEQDPVGSRGYGVIEAGDYDGHGTGGATFRIFTDDGSGTFAIPYPDVVGNRPDGPSGPDGIPDGLKYLGPSTNILLGGSEVPTNDRVDTYDPYGGAMVFSMPDGIYEAEVHHPNPAVSCYPGLDAWLGTTADRARFVIVEGHLSDVRFFCE; translated from the coding sequence ATGCGCCCGTGGATGTTCGGTGTCTCGCTGGTGGTCCTCCTCGGCGCCGTGAATCCAGCACGCGCGCAGCTCTGTCCCGCAGTGACCGGACTGACACTCACGTGCGGCAACGGCACGTGCGATGTCGGTGAGTCCGCCACGAGCTGCGTGACCGACTGCGTCGATCGGAATACGCGCGCCGTCGGTTATTACTCCGAATACTCGCACTGCCCGGAGAGCCTGATCTATCGGCCCCGGACCATCGCCGAGATGCAGATGGCAGTGCGTGAGCTCGTCGCCCAGAACCGGCGGATCAAGTTCATGGGAAGCGGCCATTCGACGGCCGGCAACTTCTGCTCCGACGGCGGTGTGATCATCACTCAGGCGCTCGACGGAATCTCCGAGATCGAGCCGTGGAACGGCCACGAGACGGTGGTCGTCGAGCCCGGCGTCAGCTTCACTCAGCTCACCGATCATCTCGCCGCGCGCGGCAAGTGGCTCGGCTACACGGTGGTGGGCTACGGCCCGATCAACGTCGTGGGCGGAGTCGCGACGGGCATCCACGGATCGAGCACCGGAGGCACGGCCGCGATCTCGAGCCGAGTGCTCGAGATCGACATGGTCCGGCCCGACGGGACGATCGTGCGCAGGAACGCGCAGAACACCACGGCCGACGAATGGCGCGTGCTGCGCGCGAACCTGGGCGCGCTCGGCGGCATGGCGCGAGTCCGTCTCGCGGTCGACGACATCACGAACCTCCGCGGGCACTCCGAGGAGATCGCAGTCACGCAGAGCATCGTCCCCGAGGACATCGACGCGCTGACCGCCGGGTGCGACTACGCGTTCTTGATGTTCTATCCCGGCAACGACCGCTGGGTGCGATTCTGCGGCGAGGAGACGAGCGCGCCGGTCACTCATCCCGGCGCGGTGAATCACCTCTTCTCTCCCGACGTGACGCCGTTCGAGTCCGACTTCTTCCAGACCTCGGCGCAGCTCTCGGCGTGCACGCCGAGCCTCGAGCCGTTCTTCGAGAGCCAGGCCATCGAGCGCATGGCGTCGAGCCCGATCTGCATTCCCGACGGCGCAGGTGGCTGTGCTGATCGCGTGAACGACGCGGTCGGGCCCGGCCATCGCATGCTCACGATCGATCGCTTTCCCGACACCCAGCCTCGGTATTCGCAATACGACCTCGAGGTCTCGGTGCGCGCCGAAGAGGCGGCGGCGATCCTGAACTACATCAACGACCGATTCGATCGCGACGGGCGAGGGATGCCGCTGGTCGGCGCGGTCGTGCGGTTCGACGAGGCGCGCGACGACACGCTGTTCGGCAGCAACGCGGTCCGTCCGGGGATCGCGGCGGGTGATCGGATCGTGCACATCGAATTGCCGTTCTTCCGGCCCTATTCGTTCACCGATGCGCAGCTCGCCGCGTACTCGCGACCGTACACCGACACGATGGAGTGGATCACCGCGCGCTACCCGCACGCTCAGCTCCATTTCGGCAAGAACACGGCGGCGCTCTTCGCCAATGCGGCGCATCGCGCGAACACCGCGGCCCGACTGGCGCGCTTCCAGGCGGTCATCGACGCGTGGGATCCCTATGGCGTCTTCGCGAACGACTACCTGCGGAACCTCGGATTCACCTGGCCGAGAGACGGACAGCGATTCTCCTCGGTCTACGTCACGGGCGACGTCGCGACGTCCGCGCACTCGCAGACGGGCGCGCTCTTCGCGATCCGGAGCGAGTCGTCGGGGCGCTGTCTCTCGATGATCGGTGAGCCCGGGCTCTTCCTCGACGGGAGCATCCTCGGGATCTTCCCGGGTGAGACGCGGAGCTGCACCGGCGCGACCGAGGAAGCCAATCCGCGACAGCGCTTCTTCGTGCGAGACGTCGCGAGCGGGAAGTTCGTGCAGACGCTCGAGCGGAATCGGCGCTATTCGATCCATCCCGAGGACAATCCGTACGCGATGTGCCTCGACTCGCTCTGGGGCCTCGACTACCGATTCGCCGCCTGCAACGGCTCGACCGCGCAGCAGTTCATGCTCGAGCTCGACGCCAACGGCATCGGTCGCGTGGTCGCGATGAACAACACGACCGGCGGGTGCATGAACGACCTCGCAGGGAGCGACGCAGTCGCCGTCGGCTTCTGCTCGCCGTGGAGCAATCCCGCGAATCTCCGCTGGCGATTCAGCCCGCTCGAGACGCGCACGATGCTGCGAGTCGCGGGCGTCGGCGGTGATCCGTACTGGATCGATCGGCTGGCGATCGCGGGGCTGGATCTCTCGCAGGTGAGCGCGATGAGCCTGCCCCAGCTCTCGGCGCTCATCGACGACGACTCGGTGATCGTCTATCGGCAGCGTGTCGTGGACAACCGCAGCGGCGCTGCCGCGCCCGGGTTCCGAGTGTGCCCGCGAGCGCCCGACGGCACGATCCTCCGCGGCGCCGACGGCCGCGAGCTCGCCTGTGCGTACACCGATACGAACGGGTACTTCACGATGCTCGGTCTGCCGCGGAACGTCGATGTCGCACAGACCATCTCGCGCAAGGGATTCCTCCAGGCGACGATCGTCTTCAGCACGACGTACGAAGACTATTTCGAGCAGGAGTACAGCGGCACTGCCTCGGTCACCGCAGCGAGCCTCGGGCTCGGTGTCGACTCGCGCTTCCCGTTCACGTGCGGATACGGTCGTCGCCCCGGATACGGCGACGCGGCGCTCACCGTCGTGGACGAGCAGGATCCCGTGGGCTCGCGCGGCTACGGCGTGATCGAGGCCGGCGACTACGACGGTCACGGCACCGGCGGCGCGACGTTCCGCATCTTCACGGACGACGGGTCGGGCACGTTCGCGATTCCGTATCCCGACGTCGTCGGCAATCGCCCCGATGGTCCTTCGGGGCCGGACGGAATCCCCGACGGGCTCAAGTACCTCGGGCCCTCCACGAACATCCTGCTCGGTGGCTCGGAAGTGCCCACCAACGACCGAGTCGACACCTACGATCCGTATGGCGGCGCGATGGTGTTCAGCATGCCCGACGGCATCTACGAGGCCGAGGTGCACCACCCGAATCCCGCGGTGAGCTGCTATCCCGGGCTCGACGCGTGGCTGGGCACGACCGCCGATCGCGCGCGATTCGTGATCGTCGAGGGACACCTCAGCGACGTGCGCTTCTTCTGTGAATAG